Proteins encoded in a region of the Xylocopa sonorina isolate GNS202 chromosome 1, iyXylSono1_principal, whole genome shotgun sequence genome:
- the Pkc98e gene encoding protein kinase C isoform X3 — protein MFTGTVKIEICEAVGLRATDKQRKFWQDEPILDPYVQLDVDENHLDRSSTKPKTFDPIWNESFTHEVQDAVMLGLTVFHDAALPPDYFVANCTIPFEELVSRNDKTADLWVDLEPQGKLRVRIDLKWNEQGDGEGIGSRGGGSISAGKEPKREFKERQGFNRRRGAMRRKVHQANGHKFMATFLRQPTFCSHCREFIWGLGKQGYQCQVCTCVVHKRCHKLVIMKCPGMRDESSHDTESPRFSIDMPHRFVVHTYKRFTFCDHCGSLLYGLFRQGLQCEACNINVHKRCQKNVANNCGINTKAMAEILSAMNISPDKQIKTPKINYRITTCQSGQTPTTMTVTDTLPTDNSQTIQKKEETPAIATENAVPVSENEVRKFGIEDFNFIKVLGKGSFGKVMLVERKTNPDEVYAVKILRKDVIIQDDDVDCTMTEKRILTLAAKHPFLTAIHSCFQTNDRLFFVMEYVNGGDLMFHIQRARKFDEARARFYAAEVTLALQFLHKHHIIYRDLKLDNIILDQEGHCKLADFGMCKEGIIEGKTTTTTFCGTPDYIAPEILQELQYGASVDWWALGVLMYEMMAGQPPFEADNEDDLFESILRDDVLYPVWISKEAVSILKGFMTKNPAKRLGCVVANGGENAIKAHPFFQEIDWEALEARKVKPPIRPKTKSKKDVMNFDTEFTKEDPVLTPEDPDEVSYINQEEFQGFSFVNKDFNPARFGAQ, from the exons ATGTTCACGGGGACGGTGAAGATCGAAATATGCGAGGCAGTCGGGCTAAGGGCGACGGACAAACAGCGGAAGTTCTGGCAAGATGAACCTATACTAGATCCTTACGTGCAACTGGACGTCGACGAGAATCATCTTGATCGTTCGTCTACCAAACCGAAAACGTTCGACCCGATATGGAACGAATCTTTTACTCACGAGGTTCAAGACGCGGTGATGCTTGGGCTTACTGTCTTCCACGATGCGGCATTGCCGCCGGATTATTTCGTCGCGAACTGTACTATTCCCTTCGAGGAGCTTGTCAGCAGGAATGACAAGACGGCGGATCTATGG GTTGACCTTGAACCTCAAGGAAAGCTGAGGGTCAGAATCGACCTGAAGTGGAACGAACAAG GTGATGGAGAAGGAATTGGAAGCAGAGGCGGTGGAAGCATCAGCGCTGGGAAGGAACCCAAAAGGGAGTTTAAAGAACGGCAGGGTTTCAACCGGCGGAGAGGTGCTATGCGTCGCAAGGTTCATCAAGCAAATGGTCACAAGTTTATGGCTACCTTCCTGAGACAACCAACTTTCTGTTCTCACTGCCGTGAATTCATATG GGGCTTGGGCAAGCAGGGCTATCAGTGTCAAG TTTGCACATGTGTAGTTCACAAAAGATGTCACAAATTGGTTATCATGAAATGCCCTGGCATGAGAGACGAG TCGAGTCACGATACAGAAAGTCCACGTTTCAGTATAGACATGCCACATCGTTTTGTTGTTCACACTTACAAGAGATTTACATTCTGTGACCACTGTGGCTCACTCTTGTATGGTTTATTTAGACAAGGCTTGCAATGCGAAG CTTGTAATATAAATGTTCACAAGAGATGCCAGAAAAATGTTGCGAATAACTGTGGTATTAATACTAAAGCTATGGCTGAAATTCTGAGTGCAATGAATATATCACCAGATAAACAGATTAAAACTCCAAAGATTAATTATAGAATAACAACCTGTCAGTCTGGTCAGACACCTACAACAATGACAGTAACAGATACACTACCGACAGATAATTCGCAAACGAttcaaaaaaaagaggagactcCCGCTATCGCTACTGAAAACGCTGTACCTGTTAGTGAAAATGAAGTTAGAAAATTTGGTATCGAAGATTTTAATTTCATTAAGGTTCTTGGTAAAGGTAGCTTTGGAAAAGTGATGCTAGTGGAACGGAAAACTAATCCAGACGAGGTTTACGCCGTGAAAATTTTACGGAAAGATGTAATTATACAAGATGATGATGTGGATTGCACGATGACAGAAAAAAGAATTTTAACATTAGCAGCAAAACATCCTTTTCTTACAGCTATACACAGTTGTTTCCAGACGAATGATCGGTTGTTTTTCGTTATGGAGTATGTGAATGGAG gtgatttaatgtttcaTATACAGAGAGCTCGAAAATTTGACGAAGCAAGGGCTCGCTTCTATGCGGCGGAAGTTACTCTCGCATTACAATTTCTGCATAAACATCACATTATTTATCGTGACCTTAAGTTAGACAATATAATACTTGACCAAGAGGGTCATTGTAAATTAGCGGATTTCGGGATGTGTAAAGAGGGTATTATCGAGGGGAAAACGACTACGACAACATTTTGCGGCACACCCGATTACATAGCACCTGAAATTCTTCAGGAGTTACAATACGGTGCGAGCGTTGATTGGTGGGCACTTGGTGTTTTAATGTATGAAATGATGGCTGGTCAACCACCTTTCGAAGCAGATAACGAAGACGATTTATTCGAATCTATTTTACGAGACGACGTGCTGTACCCTGTTTGGATATCTAAAGAGGCAGTTTCTATATTAAAAGGATTTATGACGAAAAATCCTGCCAAAAGACTAGGTTGCGTGGTAGCTAATGGCGGTGAGAATGCCATAAAGGCGCATCCATTCTTTCAAGAAATAGACTGGGAAGCACTTGAAGCGCGCAAAGTGAAACCACCGATTAGACCAAAAACG AAAAGCAAAAAGGATGTAATGAACTTCGATACGGAATTTACGAAAGAAGACCCAGTATTAACACCAGAAGACCCGGACGAAGTGAGTTACATCAACCAAGAAGAGTTCCAAGGGTTCTCGTTCGTCAACAAAGACTTCAATCCGGCCAGGTTTGGAgcacaataa
- the Pkc98e gene encoding protein kinase C isoform X1, producing MFTGTVKIEICEAVGLRATDKQRKFWQDEPILDPYVQLDVDENHLDRSSTKPKTFDPIWNESFTHEVQDAVMLGLTVFHDAALPPDYFVANCTIPFEELVSRNDKTADLWVDLEPQGKLRVRIDLKWNEQDQHTGCGTGDGEGIGSRGGGSISAGKEPKREFKERQGFNRRRGAMRRKVHQANGHKFMATFLRQPTFCSHCREFIWGLGKQGYQCQVCTCVVHKRCHKLVIMKCPGMRDESSHDTESPRFSIDMPHRFVVHTYKRFTFCDHCGSLLYGLFRQGLQCEACNINVHKRCQKNVANNCGINTKAMAEILSAMNISPDKQIKTPKINYRITTCQSGQTPTTMTVTDTLPTDNSQTIQKKEETPAIATENAVPVSENEVRKFGIEDFNFIKVLGKGSFGKVMLVERKTNPDEVYAVKILRKDVIIQDDDVDCTMTEKRILTLAAKHPFLTAIHSCFQTNDRLFFVMEYVNGGDLMFHIQRARKFDEARARFYAAEVTLALQFLHKHHIIYRDLKLDNIILDQEGHCKLADFGMCKEGIIEGKTTTTTFCGTPDYIAPEILQELQYGASVDWWALGVLMYEMMAGQPPFEADNEDDLFESILRDDVLYPVWISKEAVSILKGFMTKNPAKRLGCVVANGGENAIKAHPFFQEIDWEALEARKVKPPIRPKTKSKKDVMNFDTEFTKEDPVLTPEDPDEVSYINQEEFQGFSFVNKDFNPARFGAQ from the exons ATGTTCACGGGGACGGTGAAGATCGAAATATGCGAGGCAGTCGGGCTAAGGGCGACGGACAAACAGCGGAAGTTCTGGCAAGATGAACCTATACTAGATCCTTACGTGCAACTGGACGTCGACGAGAATCATCTTGATCGTTCGTCTACCAAACCGAAAACGTTCGACCCGATATGGAACGAATCTTTTACTCACGAGGTTCAAGACGCGGTGATGCTTGGGCTTACTGTCTTCCACGATGCGGCATTGCCGCCGGATTATTTCGTCGCGAACTGTACTATTCCCTTCGAGGAGCTTGTCAGCAGGAATGACAAGACGGCGGATCTATGG GTTGACCTTGAACCTCAAGGAAAGCTGAGGGTCAGAATCGACCTGAAGTGGAACGAACAAG ATCAACACACAGGCTGTGGTACAGGTGATGGAGAAGGAATTGGAAGCAGAGGCGGTGGAAGCATCAGCGCTGGGAAGGAACCCAAAAGGGAGTTTAAAGAACGGCAGGGTTTCAACCGGCGGAGAGGTGCTATGCGTCGCAAGGTTCATCAAGCAAATGGTCACAAGTTTATGGCTACCTTCCTGAGACAACCAACTTTCTGTTCTCACTGCCGTGAATTCATATG GGGCTTGGGCAAGCAGGGCTATCAGTGTCAAG TTTGCACATGTGTAGTTCACAAAAGATGTCACAAATTGGTTATCATGAAATGCCCTGGCATGAGAGACGAG TCGAGTCACGATACAGAAAGTCCACGTTTCAGTATAGACATGCCACATCGTTTTGTTGTTCACACTTACAAGAGATTTACATTCTGTGACCACTGTGGCTCACTCTTGTATGGTTTATTTAGACAAGGCTTGCAATGCGAAG CTTGTAATATAAATGTTCACAAGAGATGCCAGAAAAATGTTGCGAATAACTGTGGTATTAATACTAAAGCTATGGCTGAAATTCTGAGTGCAATGAATATATCACCAGATAAACAGATTAAAACTCCAAAGATTAATTATAGAATAACAACCTGTCAGTCTGGTCAGACACCTACAACAATGACAGTAACAGATACACTACCGACAGATAATTCGCAAACGAttcaaaaaaaagaggagactcCCGCTATCGCTACTGAAAACGCTGTACCTGTTAGTGAAAATGAAGTTAGAAAATTTGGTATCGAAGATTTTAATTTCATTAAGGTTCTTGGTAAAGGTAGCTTTGGAAAAGTGATGCTAGTGGAACGGAAAACTAATCCAGACGAGGTTTACGCCGTGAAAATTTTACGGAAAGATGTAATTATACAAGATGATGATGTGGATTGCACGATGACAGAAAAAAGAATTTTAACATTAGCAGCAAAACATCCTTTTCTTACAGCTATACACAGTTGTTTCCAGACGAATGATCGGTTGTTTTTCGTTATGGAGTATGTGAATGGAG gtgatttaatgtttcaTATACAGAGAGCTCGAAAATTTGACGAAGCAAGGGCTCGCTTCTATGCGGCGGAAGTTACTCTCGCATTACAATTTCTGCATAAACATCACATTATTTATCGTGACCTTAAGTTAGACAATATAATACTTGACCAAGAGGGTCATTGTAAATTAGCGGATTTCGGGATGTGTAAAGAGGGTATTATCGAGGGGAAAACGACTACGACAACATTTTGCGGCACACCCGATTACATAGCACCTGAAATTCTTCAGGAGTTACAATACGGTGCGAGCGTTGATTGGTGGGCACTTGGTGTTTTAATGTATGAAATGATGGCTGGTCAACCACCTTTCGAAGCAGATAACGAAGACGATTTATTCGAATCTATTTTACGAGACGACGTGCTGTACCCTGTTTGGATATCTAAAGAGGCAGTTTCTATATTAAAAGGATTTATGACGAAAAATCCTGCCAAAAGACTAGGTTGCGTGGTAGCTAATGGCGGTGAGAATGCCATAAAGGCGCATCCATTCTTTCAAGAAATAGACTGGGAAGCACTTGAAGCGCGCAAAGTGAAACCACCGATTAGACCAAAAACG AAAAGCAAAAAGGATGTAATGAACTTCGATACGGAATTTACGAAAGAAGACCCAGTATTAACACCAGAAGACCCGGACGAAGTGAGTTACATCAACCAAGAAGAGTTCCAAGGGTTCTCGTTCGTCAACAAAGACTTCAATCCGGCCAGGTTTGGAgcacaataa
- the Pkc98e gene encoding protein kinase C isoform X6 gives MLQLHKDCESVDLEPQGKLRVRIDLKWNEQGDGEGIGSRGGGSISAGKEPKREFKERQGFNRRRGAMRRKVHQANGHKFMATFLRQPTFCSHCREFIWGLGKQGYQCQVCTCVVHKRCHKLVIMKCPGMRDESSHDTESPRFSIDMPHRFVVHTYKRFTFCDHCGSLLYGLFRQGLQCEACNINVHKRCQKNVANNCGINTKAMAEILSAMNISPDKQIKTPKINYRITTCQSGQTPTTMTVTDTLPTDNSQTIQKKEETPAIATENAVPVSENEVRKFGIEDFNFIKVLGKGSFGKVMLVERKTNPDEVYAVKILRKDVIIQDDDVDCTMTEKRILTLAAKHPFLTAIHSCFQTNDRLFFVMEYVNGGDLMFHIQRARKFDEARARFYAAEVTLALQFLHKHHIIYRDLKLDNIILDQEGHCKLADFGMCKEGIIEGKTTTTTFCGTPDYIAPEILQELQYGASVDWWALGVLMYEMMAGQPPFEADNEDDLFESILRDDVLYPVWISKEAVSILKGFMTKNPAKRLGCVVANGGENAIKAHPFFQEIDWEALEARKVKPPIRPKTKSKKDVMNFDTEFTKEDPVLTPEDPDEVSYINQEEFQGFSFVNKDFNPARFGAQ, from the exons ATGTTGCAACTGCATAAAGATTGTGAAAGC GTTGACCTTGAACCTCAAGGAAAGCTGAGGGTCAGAATCGACCTGAAGTGGAACGAACAAG GTGATGGAGAAGGAATTGGAAGCAGAGGCGGTGGAAGCATCAGCGCTGGGAAGGAACCCAAAAGGGAGTTTAAAGAACGGCAGGGTTTCAACCGGCGGAGAGGTGCTATGCGTCGCAAGGTTCATCAAGCAAATGGTCACAAGTTTATGGCTACCTTCCTGAGACAACCAACTTTCTGTTCTCACTGCCGTGAATTCATATG GGGCTTGGGCAAGCAGGGCTATCAGTGTCAAG TTTGCACATGTGTAGTTCACAAAAGATGTCACAAATTGGTTATCATGAAATGCCCTGGCATGAGAGACGAG TCGAGTCACGATACAGAAAGTCCACGTTTCAGTATAGACATGCCACATCGTTTTGTTGTTCACACTTACAAGAGATTTACATTCTGTGACCACTGTGGCTCACTCTTGTATGGTTTATTTAGACAAGGCTTGCAATGCGAAG CTTGTAATATAAATGTTCACAAGAGATGCCAGAAAAATGTTGCGAATAACTGTGGTATTAATACTAAAGCTATGGCTGAAATTCTGAGTGCAATGAATATATCACCAGATAAACAGATTAAAACTCCAAAGATTAATTATAGAATAACAACCTGTCAGTCTGGTCAGACACCTACAACAATGACAGTAACAGATACACTACCGACAGATAATTCGCAAACGAttcaaaaaaaagaggagactcCCGCTATCGCTACTGAAAACGCTGTACCTGTTAGTGAAAATGAAGTTAGAAAATTTGGTATCGAAGATTTTAATTTCATTAAGGTTCTTGGTAAAGGTAGCTTTGGAAAAGTGATGCTAGTGGAACGGAAAACTAATCCAGACGAGGTTTACGCCGTGAAAATTTTACGGAAAGATGTAATTATACAAGATGATGATGTGGATTGCACGATGACAGAAAAAAGAATTTTAACATTAGCAGCAAAACATCCTTTTCTTACAGCTATACACAGTTGTTTCCAGACGAATGATCGGTTGTTTTTCGTTATGGAGTATGTGAATGGAG gtgatttaatgtttcaTATACAGAGAGCTCGAAAATTTGACGAAGCAAGGGCTCGCTTCTATGCGGCGGAAGTTACTCTCGCATTACAATTTCTGCATAAACATCACATTATTTATCGTGACCTTAAGTTAGACAATATAATACTTGACCAAGAGGGTCATTGTAAATTAGCGGATTTCGGGATGTGTAAAGAGGGTATTATCGAGGGGAAAACGACTACGACAACATTTTGCGGCACACCCGATTACATAGCACCTGAAATTCTTCAGGAGTTACAATACGGTGCGAGCGTTGATTGGTGGGCACTTGGTGTTTTAATGTATGAAATGATGGCTGGTCAACCACCTTTCGAAGCAGATAACGAAGACGATTTATTCGAATCTATTTTACGAGACGACGTGCTGTACCCTGTTTGGATATCTAAAGAGGCAGTTTCTATATTAAAAGGATTTATGACGAAAAATCCTGCCAAAAGACTAGGTTGCGTGGTAGCTAATGGCGGTGAGAATGCCATAAAGGCGCATCCATTCTTTCAAGAAATAGACTGGGAAGCACTTGAAGCGCGCAAAGTGAAACCACCGATTAGACCAAAAACG AAAAGCAAAAAGGATGTAATGAACTTCGATACGGAATTTACGAAAGAAGACCCAGTATTAACACCAGAAGACCCGGACGAAGTGAGTTACATCAACCAAGAAGAGTTCCAAGGGTTCTCGTTCGTCAACAAAGACTTCAATCCGGCCAGGTTTGGAgcacaataa
- the Pkc98e gene encoding protein kinase C isoform X5: MLQLHKDCESVDLEPQGKLRVRIDLKWNEQGCGTGDGEGIGSRGGGSISAGKEPKREFKERQGFNRRRGAMRRKVHQANGHKFMATFLRQPTFCSHCREFIWGLGKQGYQCQVCTCVVHKRCHKLVIMKCPGMRDESSHDTESPRFSIDMPHRFVVHTYKRFTFCDHCGSLLYGLFRQGLQCEACNINVHKRCQKNVANNCGINTKAMAEILSAMNISPDKQIKTPKINYRITTCQSGQTPTTMTVTDTLPTDNSQTIQKKEETPAIATENAVPVSENEVRKFGIEDFNFIKVLGKGSFGKVMLVERKTNPDEVYAVKILRKDVIIQDDDVDCTMTEKRILTLAAKHPFLTAIHSCFQTNDRLFFVMEYVNGGDLMFHIQRARKFDEARARFYAAEVTLALQFLHKHHIIYRDLKLDNIILDQEGHCKLADFGMCKEGIIEGKTTTTTFCGTPDYIAPEILQELQYGASVDWWALGVLMYEMMAGQPPFEADNEDDLFESILRDDVLYPVWISKEAVSILKGFMTKNPAKRLGCVVANGGENAIKAHPFFQEIDWEALEARKVKPPIRPKTKSKKDVMNFDTEFTKEDPVLTPEDPDEVSYINQEEFQGFSFVNKDFNPARFGAQ; encoded by the exons ATGTTGCAACTGCATAAAGATTGTGAAAGC GTTGACCTTGAACCTCAAGGAAAGCTGAGGGTCAGAATCGACCTGAAGTGGAACGAACAAG GCTGTGGTACAGGTGATGGAGAAGGAATTGGAAGCAGAGGCGGTGGAAGCATCAGCGCTGGGAAGGAACCCAAAAGGGAGTTTAAAGAACGGCAGGGTTTCAACCGGCGGAGAGGTGCTATGCGTCGCAAGGTTCATCAAGCAAATGGTCACAAGTTTATGGCTACCTTCCTGAGACAACCAACTTTCTGTTCTCACTGCCGTGAATTCATATG GGGCTTGGGCAAGCAGGGCTATCAGTGTCAAG TTTGCACATGTGTAGTTCACAAAAGATGTCACAAATTGGTTATCATGAAATGCCCTGGCATGAGAGACGAG TCGAGTCACGATACAGAAAGTCCACGTTTCAGTATAGACATGCCACATCGTTTTGTTGTTCACACTTACAAGAGATTTACATTCTGTGACCACTGTGGCTCACTCTTGTATGGTTTATTTAGACAAGGCTTGCAATGCGAAG CTTGTAATATAAATGTTCACAAGAGATGCCAGAAAAATGTTGCGAATAACTGTGGTATTAATACTAAAGCTATGGCTGAAATTCTGAGTGCAATGAATATATCACCAGATAAACAGATTAAAACTCCAAAGATTAATTATAGAATAACAACCTGTCAGTCTGGTCAGACACCTACAACAATGACAGTAACAGATACACTACCGACAGATAATTCGCAAACGAttcaaaaaaaagaggagactcCCGCTATCGCTACTGAAAACGCTGTACCTGTTAGTGAAAATGAAGTTAGAAAATTTGGTATCGAAGATTTTAATTTCATTAAGGTTCTTGGTAAAGGTAGCTTTGGAAAAGTGATGCTAGTGGAACGGAAAACTAATCCAGACGAGGTTTACGCCGTGAAAATTTTACGGAAAGATGTAATTATACAAGATGATGATGTGGATTGCACGATGACAGAAAAAAGAATTTTAACATTAGCAGCAAAACATCCTTTTCTTACAGCTATACACAGTTGTTTCCAGACGAATGATCGGTTGTTTTTCGTTATGGAGTATGTGAATGGAG gtgatttaatgtttcaTATACAGAGAGCTCGAAAATTTGACGAAGCAAGGGCTCGCTTCTATGCGGCGGAAGTTACTCTCGCATTACAATTTCTGCATAAACATCACATTATTTATCGTGACCTTAAGTTAGACAATATAATACTTGACCAAGAGGGTCATTGTAAATTAGCGGATTTCGGGATGTGTAAAGAGGGTATTATCGAGGGGAAAACGACTACGACAACATTTTGCGGCACACCCGATTACATAGCACCTGAAATTCTTCAGGAGTTACAATACGGTGCGAGCGTTGATTGGTGGGCACTTGGTGTTTTAATGTATGAAATGATGGCTGGTCAACCACCTTTCGAAGCAGATAACGAAGACGATTTATTCGAATCTATTTTACGAGACGACGTGCTGTACCCTGTTTGGATATCTAAAGAGGCAGTTTCTATATTAAAAGGATTTATGACGAAAAATCCTGCCAAAAGACTAGGTTGCGTGGTAGCTAATGGCGGTGAGAATGCCATAAAGGCGCATCCATTCTTTCAAGAAATAGACTGGGAAGCACTTGAAGCGCGCAAAGTGAAACCACCGATTAGACCAAAAACG AAAAGCAAAAAGGATGTAATGAACTTCGATACGGAATTTACGAAAGAAGACCCAGTATTAACACCAGAAGACCCGGACGAAGTGAGTTACATCAACCAAGAAGAGTTCCAAGGGTTCTCGTTCGTCAACAAAGACTTCAATCCGGCCAGGTTTGGAgcacaataa
- the Pkc98e gene encoding protein kinase C isoform X4 produces MLQLHKDCESVDLEPQGKLRVRIDLKWNEQDQHTGCGTGDGEGIGSRGGGSISAGKEPKREFKERQGFNRRRGAMRRKVHQANGHKFMATFLRQPTFCSHCREFIWGLGKQGYQCQVCTCVVHKRCHKLVIMKCPGMRDESSHDTESPRFSIDMPHRFVVHTYKRFTFCDHCGSLLYGLFRQGLQCEACNINVHKRCQKNVANNCGINTKAMAEILSAMNISPDKQIKTPKINYRITTCQSGQTPTTMTVTDTLPTDNSQTIQKKEETPAIATENAVPVSENEVRKFGIEDFNFIKVLGKGSFGKVMLVERKTNPDEVYAVKILRKDVIIQDDDVDCTMTEKRILTLAAKHPFLTAIHSCFQTNDRLFFVMEYVNGGDLMFHIQRARKFDEARARFYAAEVTLALQFLHKHHIIYRDLKLDNIILDQEGHCKLADFGMCKEGIIEGKTTTTTFCGTPDYIAPEILQELQYGASVDWWALGVLMYEMMAGQPPFEADNEDDLFESILRDDVLYPVWISKEAVSILKGFMTKNPAKRLGCVVANGGENAIKAHPFFQEIDWEALEARKVKPPIRPKTKSKKDVMNFDTEFTKEDPVLTPEDPDEVSYINQEEFQGFSFVNKDFNPARFGAQ; encoded by the exons ATGTTGCAACTGCATAAAGATTGTGAAAGC GTTGACCTTGAACCTCAAGGAAAGCTGAGGGTCAGAATCGACCTGAAGTGGAACGAACAAG ATCAACACACAGGCTGTGGTACAGGTGATGGAGAAGGAATTGGAAGCAGAGGCGGTGGAAGCATCAGCGCTGGGAAGGAACCCAAAAGGGAGTTTAAAGAACGGCAGGGTTTCAACCGGCGGAGAGGTGCTATGCGTCGCAAGGTTCATCAAGCAAATGGTCACAAGTTTATGGCTACCTTCCTGAGACAACCAACTTTCTGTTCTCACTGCCGTGAATTCATATG GGGCTTGGGCAAGCAGGGCTATCAGTGTCAAG TTTGCACATGTGTAGTTCACAAAAGATGTCACAAATTGGTTATCATGAAATGCCCTGGCATGAGAGACGAG TCGAGTCACGATACAGAAAGTCCACGTTTCAGTATAGACATGCCACATCGTTTTGTTGTTCACACTTACAAGAGATTTACATTCTGTGACCACTGTGGCTCACTCTTGTATGGTTTATTTAGACAAGGCTTGCAATGCGAAG CTTGTAATATAAATGTTCACAAGAGATGCCAGAAAAATGTTGCGAATAACTGTGGTATTAATACTAAAGCTATGGCTGAAATTCTGAGTGCAATGAATATATCACCAGATAAACAGATTAAAACTCCAAAGATTAATTATAGAATAACAACCTGTCAGTCTGGTCAGACACCTACAACAATGACAGTAACAGATACACTACCGACAGATAATTCGCAAACGAttcaaaaaaaagaggagactcCCGCTATCGCTACTGAAAACGCTGTACCTGTTAGTGAAAATGAAGTTAGAAAATTTGGTATCGAAGATTTTAATTTCATTAAGGTTCTTGGTAAAGGTAGCTTTGGAAAAGTGATGCTAGTGGAACGGAAAACTAATCCAGACGAGGTTTACGCCGTGAAAATTTTACGGAAAGATGTAATTATACAAGATGATGATGTGGATTGCACGATGACAGAAAAAAGAATTTTAACATTAGCAGCAAAACATCCTTTTCTTACAGCTATACACAGTTGTTTCCAGACGAATGATCGGTTGTTTTTCGTTATGGAGTATGTGAATGGAG gtgatttaatgtttcaTATACAGAGAGCTCGAAAATTTGACGAAGCAAGGGCTCGCTTCTATGCGGCGGAAGTTACTCTCGCATTACAATTTCTGCATAAACATCACATTATTTATCGTGACCTTAAGTTAGACAATATAATACTTGACCAAGAGGGTCATTGTAAATTAGCGGATTTCGGGATGTGTAAAGAGGGTATTATCGAGGGGAAAACGACTACGACAACATTTTGCGGCACACCCGATTACATAGCACCTGAAATTCTTCAGGAGTTACAATACGGTGCGAGCGTTGATTGGTGGGCACTTGGTGTTTTAATGTATGAAATGATGGCTGGTCAACCACCTTTCGAAGCAGATAACGAAGACGATTTATTCGAATCTATTTTACGAGACGACGTGCTGTACCCTGTTTGGATATCTAAAGAGGCAGTTTCTATATTAAAAGGATTTATGACGAAAAATCCTGCCAAAAGACTAGGTTGCGTGGTAGCTAATGGCGGTGAGAATGCCATAAAGGCGCATCCATTCTTTCAAGAAATAGACTGGGAAGCACTTGAAGCGCGCAAAGTGAAACCACCGATTAGACCAAAAACG AAAAGCAAAAAGGATGTAATGAACTTCGATACGGAATTTACGAAAGAAGACCCAGTATTAACACCAGAAGACCCGGACGAAGTGAGTTACATCAACCAAGAAGAGTTCCAAGGGTTCTCGTTCGTCAACAAAGACTTCAATCCGGCCAGGTTTGGAgcacaataa